The following coding sequences lie in one Vallitalea longa genomic window:
- a CDS encoding flavodoxin domain-containing protein — protein sequence MRNVTSDVLVAYASKHGSTEKIAQWIGKEIRGNVDVLNVNNVHNLNYDYIILGTPIYEHEPLPEMSNFITRNRNELENKNKSVFVVSSDNEEKSKREMNIEAFTDIIPGQINQTAVFAGEIDNSELSSNELQSVESYMNSISKLMGSYSKLNEKKCREYGKSLNRFI from the coding sequence ATGCGTAATGTTACATCGGATGTTCTTGTTGCATATGCTTCTAAGCATGGAAGTACAGAAAAAATAGCGCAATGGATTGGTAAAGAAATTAGAGGAAATGTAGATGTACTAAATGTAAATAACGTTCATAATCTTAATTATGATTATATCATATTGGGAACACCTATATATGAACACGAACCTCTTCCAGAAATGAGCAATTTCATTACTAGAAATAGGAATGAACTGGAAAACAAGAATAAATCTGTCTTTGTTGTTTCTTCAGATAATGAAGAAAAGTCAAAAAGAGAAATGAATATTGAAGCTTTCACCGATATCATTCCTGGGCAAATTAATCAGACTGCCGTATTTGCTGGGGAAATTGATAATAGTGAGTTGAGTTCCAATGAACTTCAAAGTGTCGAAAGCTATATGAATTCTATTTCAAAACTCATGGGTAGTTATAGTAAACTGAATGAAAAGAAATGTAGAGAATATGGGAAATCACTTAATAGGTTTATTTAA
- the aroF gene encoding 3-deoxy-7-phosphoheptulonate synthase, with translation MVIVMKAKTPREDIDRLIKKLEAMGMGVHETIGHNYSILGLIGDTSKLNKEQLESYDDVEKIMRVQHPFKLASRLFHPEDSVITVGNTKIGGDNLTIMAGPCSVETKEQMIEVARDVKEAGATLLRGGAYKPRSSPYSFQGLGEEGLKLLKAASEETGLPIVTEAICLDTIEVVAKYADVIQIGARNMQNFALLKKAGQIGKPVLLKRGLSATIEEWLMAAEYIMSEGNENVIMCERGIRTFETYTRNTLDLSAVPVIKEISHLPIIVDPSHATGKWKMVRPLSKGAVAVGADGLMIEVHNNPECALCDGAQSLKPSKFKELMNELGIKKQ, from the coding sequence ATGGTTATAGTAATGAAAGCTAAAACACCAAGAGAAGATATAGATAGATTAATAAAAAAACTAGAAGCAATGGGAATGGGTGTTCATGAAACGATTGGACATAATTATAGTATACTAGGGCTTATAGGAGATACAAGCAAGCTTAATAAAGAACAGCTTGAAAGTTATGATGATGTCGAAAAAATAATGAGAGTACAACATCCTTTTAAATTAGCAAGCAGATTGTTCCATCCAGAAGATTCAGTTATTACTGTAGGTAATACAAAAATTGGAGGAGATAATCTAACTATAATGGCAGGTCCTTGTTCAGTCGAAACAAAAGAGCAAATGATAGAAGTTGCAAGAGATGTTAAAGAAGCAGGAGCTACTTTACTTCGTGGAGGGGCTTATAAGCCAAGAAGTTCACCATATAGTTTCCAAGGACTTGGTGAAGAAGGATTGAAATTATTAAAGGCTGCAAGTGAAGAAACAGGATTACCTATTGTAACCGAAGCTATCTGTCTAGATACGATAGAAGTAGTTGCCAAGTACGCAGATGTAATTCAAATAGGTGCTAGAAATATGCAGAACTTTGCACTTCTTAAAAAAGCAGGACAAATAGGAAAGCCTGTATTATTAAAAAGAGGACTTAGTGCAACCATTGAAGAATGGCTTATGGCTGCTGAATATATAATGTCAGAAGGAAACGAGAATGTAATCATGTGTGAAAGAGGAATAAGAACTTTCGAGACATATACTAGAAATACTCTTGACCTTAGTGCTGTACCAGTTATAAAAGAAATAAGTCATTTACCTATTATCGTTGACCCAAGTCATGCAACTGGAAAATGGAAAATGGTTAGACCATTATCAAAAGGAGCAGTAGCTGTTGGAGCGGACGGATTAATGATAGAAGTACACAATAATCCTGAATGTGCTTTGTGTGATGGTGCACAATCTTTAAAACCATCTAAGTTCAAAGAACTCATGAATGAATTAGGAATCAAAAAGCAATAA
- a CDS encoding extracellular solute-binding protein, giving the protein MKRNMKEFICLVMVVLLTFSTLVSCKSKETSVTNDNEEGNVTDNGNEKEPIVVKVFSCWNGSSGNAPRDHYDNVVANKILEETGVILDIEYATSSECENLNMMFSSGDVPYDLVTAPYWGGNGGETAVIKRASSQGMVMPLEDLLDEYGTNIKEFEQGSAKDFLENDIYCKEFDGHTYVIPYQLPAKPEDNKNWGYCVYVRKDIMEDLGWKPEDFDHSEKIYEFLKEVKAGDFKDANGNPVIPAGNWHNGWDYNQLTRSYHTGYMCGFWVDPETDKAIVDRRGPLVFDEILFMRKLVAEGLFDPEAFRQNDTIAKEKHAVGKYALHGVHYFHQKDFYKNTLYKDHPEMEYVPVGPIKNSRGQIGGNALKGRAGSPAWFIPADTDKETAIAAIKAINYLNSTEGKLLAFYGVEGEHYDMVDGKPKMRKEYIEMNKEGTLKTETGIQGEYREFISLYPYMSEWGEFTPGESEIPDKTYEHIIKDIVPDTIVDGYRASNFINDYDKKDEINELLNGDLWRDYRERAYFASTEEEAKKIIDEYCQYLIDGGILEYEEFINEEADKRDDNILF; this is encoded by the coding sequence ATGAAAAGAAATATGAAGGAATTTATTTGTTTAGTAATGGTAGTATTATTGACTTTTTCTACATTAGTAAGCTGTAAAAGTAAAGAAACAAGTGTTACCAATGATAATGAAGAAGGTAATGTAACTGATAATGGTAATGAAAAAGAACCTATAGTCGTTAAAGTGTTCTCATGTTGGAACGGTTCAAGTGGTAATGCCCCTAGAGACCATTATGATAATGTCGTGGCTAATAAAATCTTAGAAGAGACAGGTGTAATTCTTGATATAGAATATGCCACATCATCAGAATGTGAAAATCTTAATATGATGTTTTCTTCAGGAGATGTTCCTTATGATCTAGTTACAGCACCTTATTGGGGAGGTAATGGAGGAGAAACAGCAGTAATTAAAAGAGCAAGTAGCCAAGGTATGGTTATGCCTCTTGAAGACTTGTTAGATGAATATGGAACGAATATCAAAGAATTCGAACAAGGATCTGCAAAAGATTTCTTGGAAAATGATATATATTGTAAAGAGTTCGATGGACATACTTACGTAATTCCATATCAATTACCTGCTAAACCAGAAGATAATAAAAACTGGGGATATTGTGTATATGTAAGAAAAGATATAATGGAGGATTTAGGCTGGAAGCCTGAAGACTTTGACCATTCAGAAAAAATATATGAATTCTTGAAAGAAGTAAAAGCAGGAGATTTTAAGGATGCTAATGGAAATCCTGTTATTCCAGCAGGAAACTGGCATAATGGATGGGATTACAATCAATTGACCCGTTCTTATCATACTGGATACATGTGTGGTTTTTGGGTTGATCCTGAAACAGATAAAGCTATTGTCGACAGAAGAGGTCCTCTAGTTTTTGACGAGATATTGTTCATGAGAAAATTAGTGGCAGAAGGTTTATTTGACCCTGAAGCTTTTAGACAAAATGATACTATCGCAAAAGAAAAACATGCAGTTGGTAAATATGCGTTACATGGAGTTCATTATTTCCATCAGAAGGATTTCTATAAGAACACATTATACAAGGACCATCCTGAAATGGAATACGTTCCTGTTGGCCCAATCAAAAATAGTAGAGGGCAAATAGGAGGAAATGCATTGAAAGGTAGAGCAGGATCACCTGCATGGTTCATTCCTGCTGATACAGATAAGGAAACTGCCATAGCAGCAATAAAAGCTATTAATTATCTCAATAGTACAGAAGGTAAGTTATTGGCATTTTATGGTGTTGAAGGAGAACACTATGATATGGTTGATGGTAAGCCAAAAATGAGAAAAGAATATATTGAAATGAATAAAGAAGGAACTCTAAAAACAGAAACAGGAATTCAAGGAGAGTATAGGGAATTCATCTCATTATATCCATATATGAGTGAGTGGGGAGAATTCACCCCAGGTGAATCCGAAATACCAGATAAAACTTATGAGCATATAATCAAAGATATTGTACCGGATACTATTGTTGATGGATATAGAGCTAGTAATTTCATAAACGATTATGATAAGAAAGATGAAATAAATGAATTGCTTAACGGAGATTTATGGAGAGATTATAGAGAAAGGGCATATTTCGCATCTACAGAAGAAGAAGCTAAGAAAATAATTGACGAGTATTGCCAATATTTGATTGATGGCGGTATTCTAGAGTATGAAGAGTTCATCAATGAAGAAGCTGATAAGAGAGATGATAATATTCTATTCTAA
- a CDS encoding carbohydrate ABC transporter permease, with product MVEKPSTGEKVFKIINYTLLSLLGFITFYPFFYILILSLNDGYDALKGGLYFWPRVFTFDNYIKAFEDPLILNAFGVTIFRTVVGTFLCVFLTALAGYALSRKDLPGRGIITFFFFFTTIFTGGLIPFFILLRSLRLTSSIWIYILPYLYQFFNIIIMRTYFQTIPNELRESATIDGCGELKIFLKIYLPLSLPMIATITLFYGVGHWNDWFVGAFFVSDKKLKPAATILQKILSETNFEQATDTNRMNYNINRAKTTPEALRMAFLMIITLPIVCIYPFLQKYFVKGVMIGSIKG from the coding sequence ATGGTTGAGAAACCGTCTACAGGAGAAAAAGTATTTAAAATTATTAATTATACTCTTTTGAGTTTACTGGGATTTATTACATTCTATCCATTTTTCTATATATTGATTTTATCTTTAAATGATGGATATGATGCGCTTAAGGGAGGATTATATTTTTGGCCTAGAGTTTTCACATTCGATAATTATATAAAAGCTTTTGAAGACCCATTAATACTAAATGCCTTTGGAGTTACTATCTTTCGTACTGTTGTTGGAACTTTTTTATGTGTTTTTCTAACAGCTTTAGCAGGATATGCACTTTCGAGAAAAGATTTACCAGGAAGAGGAATCATAACTTTTTTCTTCTTCTTCACTACAATTTTTACAGGAGGATTAATACCATTTTTCATACTTCTTCGAAGTCTACGTTTGACTAGTAGTATATGGATATACATTTTACCTTATCTATACCAATTTTTTAATATTATCATAATGAGAACTTATTTTCAGACGATTCCAAATGAGTTGAGGGAGTCTGCTACTATAGATGGGTGTGGGGAGTTAAAGATATTTCTAAAAATATATTTACCACTTTCTCTTCCTATGATTGCTACCATAACATTATTTTATGGTGTTGGTCATTGGAATGATTGGTTTGTTGGTGCATTTTTCGTATCTGATAAGAAATTGAAACCAGCAGCTACTATATTACAGAAGATACTGAGCGAGACTAACTTCGAACAAGCTACTGACACGAATAGAATGAATTATAATATAAATCGTGCTAAAACAACTCCTGAGGCCTTAAGAATGGCATTTTTAATGATAATAACTTTACCGATAGTGTGTATATATCCTTTTCTACAAAAATATTTCGTTAAAGGTGTAATGATAGGGTCAATAAAAGGTTAG
- a CDS encoding response regulator transcription factor, which translates to MYSLLVVEDEKWIRKGIVHKLKKIDVPFDMIYDAKNGIDALEIIEEKHIDIIITDICMPDMNGIELIRKVKNLNEEIEFIIISGYSEFRYAEAAINMGVKSYLLKPTTEEDLITALSKAVAHIEEKKQYNNLSKENINIKIFNDKLQYEKEINTLFKSHDKSSAFLQEKYPSMYNSSKFKLIILNINFNTKDENKNKYYDINEVKKNIFDYLVNNIHYDNYCAFNNIYILNQIFILVWGDKNNVKSTSNRVSKKIFYECLESAMITKTIGISSILDRINDELYKSAKKALDLRLIYGLNKIYTEEYVNVSNEFTFPKDELKLIKKNLERGYMKNVKVLLLDIFSKNRFNKSNVNNLYFLYSEVVNIIYETVNQKGLDMENIMDYDLSQYDIMNYANNLEDIPVYLYKLIENTLTENKKNPINCRELINQITKYIDMHYEEKISVKSLSSLYGINSNYFSTIFKEQLGMTCTKYITMKRLNHACRMLRETDISIEDIAKSVGYNDIQYFYRVFKKEYNYTPMEYRNGA; encoded by the coding sequence ATGTATTCTTTATTAGTTGTTGAAGATGAAAAATGGATTCGTAAAGGTATTGTGCATAAGCTTAAAAAAATTGATGTACCATTTGATATGATATATGATGCAAAAAATGGTATTGATGCTCTTGAAATCATTGAAGAAAAACATATTGATATAATAATAACAGATATATGTATGCCGGATATGAATGGTATCGAATTAATAAGAAAAGTAAAGAATTTAAATGAAGAAATAGAATTCATCATCATAAGTGGGTATTCTGAGTTTCGTTATGCAGAAGCAGCAATAAATATGGGGGTGAAAAGTTATCTTTTGAAGCCTACAACAGAAGAAGATCTTATAACAGCCCTTAGTAAAGCAGTAGCTCATATTGAAGAGAAGAAGCAATATAATAATTTGTCAAAAGAGAATATTAACATAAAAATATTCAATGATAAATTACAATATGAAAAAGAAATAAATACACTGTTTAAGTCTCATGATAAGAGTAGTGCTTTTTTACAAGAGAAATATCCTAGTATGTATAACAGTAGTAAATTCAAATTAATAATATTGAATATCAATTTTAATACAAAAGATGAAAATAAAAATAAGTATTATGATATCAATGAAGTCAAAAAAAATATATTTGATTATCTGGTTAATAATATCCATTATGACAACTATTGTGCATTTAACAACATTTATATATTGAATCAGATATTTATATTAGTGTGGGGTGATAAGAATAATGTGAAATCAACAAGTAATAGGGTAAGTAAAAAAATATTCTATGAATGTTTGGAATCAGCTATGATAACTAAAACTATAGGCATTAGTTCCATATTAGATAGAATCAATGATGAGCTATATAAATCTGCAAAAAAAGCTCTTGATTTAAGACTTATATATGGTCTTAACAAAATTTATACGGAAGAATATGTTAACGTATCTAATGAATTCACATTTCCAAAAGATGAGCTTAAATTAATTAAAAAAAATCTTGAAAGAGGATATATGAAGAATGTGAAAGTATTGTTATTAGATATATTCTCAAAAAATAGATTCAATAAATCAAACGTAAATAATTTGTATTTTCTATATTCAGAGGTGGTTAATATAATCTATGAGACAGTCAATCAAAAAGGGCTGGATATGGAAAACATCATGGATTATGATTTATCACAGTATGATATTATGAATTATGCAAACAATTTGGAAGATATTCCTGTATATCTATATAAATTAATTGAGAACACACTTACAGAAAATAAAAAGAATCCTATAAATTGTAGAGAACTCATTAATCAAATAACTAAATATATTGATATGCATTACGAAGAAAAAATTAGTGTCAAAAGCTTATCTTCATTATATGGCATTAATTCAAATTATTTTTCTACAATATTCAAAGAACAATTAGGGATGACATGTACGAAATACATAACTATGAAAAGATTGAACCATGCATGTAGAATGCTTAGAGAGACAGATATCAGTATTGAAGATATAGCGAAAAGTGTAGGGTACAATGATATTCAATATTTCTATAGGGTATTTAAAAAAGAATACAATTATACTCCTATGGAGTATAGAAACGGGGCTTAA
- a CDS encoding S-layer homology domain-containing protein, with product MKNKIAIMLVSILIMVNITGVVVTAATDEENYAGNQLHTLGLLKGYTDGTLGLDRYIIRAEVTALLVRALGYSDKEVPGQGKNFSDVKADYWAVPDIQKAYNLKLIVGDTGGTFRPLHNISYAEVVTILVNALGQNKDLEGDWPTNYINKAQEIGIISIEDDYNVHRKVTRGEVSVLIWDTILVNLNN from the coding sequence GTGAAAAATAAAATAGCAATAATGTTAGTAAGTATCTTGATTATGGTTAATATAACAGGTGTTGTTGTAACTGCTGCCACTGATGAGGAAAATTATGCAGGTAATCAGCTACATACGCTTGGACTCCTAAAAGGTTATACAGATGGTACACTAGGATTGGATAGGTATATTATTAGAGCGGAAGTTACAGCTCTATTGGTTAGAGCATTAGGATACAGTGATAAGGAAGTTCCAGGGCAAGGTAAGAATTTTAGTGATGTAAAAGCCGATTACTGGGCTGTCCCTGATATTCAAAAAGCTTATAATCTAAAGTTGATTGTAGGTGATACCGGTGGAACATTCAGACCTCTTCACAATATTAGTTATGCAGAAGTAGTAACGATATTAGTTAATGCGTTAGGTCAAAACAAAGATCTTGAAGGTGATTGGCCGACTAATTATATTAACAAAGCACAAGAAATAGGAATAATCTCCATCGAAGATGATTATAATGTACACAGGAAAGTTACTAGAGGAGAAGTAAGTGTATTGATATGGGATACTATTCTAGTTAACTTAAATAATTAA
- a CDS encoding endo-beta-N-acetylglucosaminidase, with the protein MKKLRVLLLMVLFMTLCMGTQNINAKQPYASYWYPNELLEWTPENDEDARFNRGTIPLADRFTGDGVNSNAMSEPKVQIFATMNPSTSDNPSQGSDIFERYTFNYWQYVDSLVMWGGSASEGIIVTPSADVIDAAHKNGVKVLGCVNFQPDYYGGKLQWVREVIKEEPTGVYKGADKLIEVAEYYKFDGWFMHEETQGATKEDAEQMQAFMKYFQENKPEGMELHWYDSMSSNGSIQYENALTSNNEMFFQDGNDIVTNGFFTNYWWNDMSSSRDKAVSLGRSQYDVYAGVYTEANGYNEPDSQFYVEWEGIFPEGQEAKTSLGMYRPDWTFRSASDMKDFYDRANRFWVGKYSDPRNTQTTDYWKGIAHYIIAKSSIDSLPFTTNFNTGNGHIYAINGEVKRQRDWNNRSLQDVLPTWRWIADSTGTPLNPSIDWETAYYGGSSLKVSGNLNHENATQLRLYKTNLPVESNTELSITYKTPIDQSHIKVGILFTDNNEFSHIDIGSAICGEWTTKTVSLDQYMGRNIGQISLDFDSDVEIPDYEINIGQIAIRNIDSELPQQVSNLSIIDQDIREGLYADARLTWDKLDGDIEVYEIYRVKSDGTKEFIGATPNNAYYVSEMRRDGYETETTLEVVALDDNYNHGQGTSVSFEWPEYPAPIADFTVSKTLIEPNESITFYNDSTEAAESIIWDFTGGTPSSSSEDNPQVTYSTEGVYSVSLTASNAIGEDVEMKEELIVVSNDITVSNVAVSKNATADTFVQGENPDLAVDDVVDTKWCATGAEPHWLVVDLGMEYTISEFVVKHAEAGGEGPGYNTRDYKIQVSNDGSVWTDVVDVKGNTSGIRSHAIALVTARYVRLYIIDAGGDSAARIYEFQVMGYTDNPSSSLPESFNLIAPTNNARWISRGNTSFDWQDSVNASSYQIIVDDNSDFSSPEIDVANITSSNYISNMTLSRLTNYYWKVIATNSNGSTECNSISIFKTSFF; encoded by the coding sequence ATGAAGAAATTAAGGGTTTTATTACTTATGGTTTTATTTATGACATTATGTATGGGGACACAAAATATTAATGCAAAACAACCTTATGCCTCTTATTGGTATCCAAATGAATTACTAGAATGGACTCCCGAAAACGATGAAGATGCTAGGTTCAATAGAGGAACTATACCTTTGGCAGATAGATTTACAGGAGATGGGGTTAATAGTAATGCTATGTCAGAACCTAAAGTACAAATATTCGCTACCATGAATCCCAGTACCAGTGATAATCCATCACAAGGCTCAGATATATTTGAAAGGTATACATTTAATTACTGGCAGTATGTTGATTCATTAGTAATGTGGGGTGGTTCAGCATCTGAAGGTATTATAGTAACACCAAGTGCAGATGTTATTGATGCCGCTCATAAAAATGGTGTTAAAGTTTTAGGATGTGTTAATTTCCAGCCAGATTACTATGGGGGCAAACTTCAATGGGTAAGAGAAGTGATAAAAGAAGAACCAACAGGAGTATATAAAGGGGCAGACAAACTTATAGAAGTTGCCGAATATTATAAATTCGACGGATGGTTCATGCATGAAGAGACTCAAGGTGCAACCAAAGAGGATGCAGAACAAATGCAAGCATTCATGAAATATTTTCAAGAAAACAAGCCAGAAGGAATGGAACTTCATTGGTATGATTCGATGAGTAGTAATGGAAGTATTCAATATGAAAATGCTCTAACTAGCAATAATGAAATGTTTTTCCAAGATGGTAATGATATAGTGACTAATGGCTTCTTTACTAATTATTGGTGGAATGATATGTCATCTTCAAGGGATAAAGCAGTTAGTCTAGGTAGAAGTCAATATGACGTATATGCAGGAGTGTATACTGAAGCAAATGGATATAATGAACCTGACAGTCAATTTTATGTTGAATGGGAAGGTATTTTCCCTGAAGGTCAAGAAGCTAAAACTTCATTAGGTATGTATAGACCTGATTGGACATTCAGAAGTGCTTCTGATATGAAGGATTTCTATGATAGAGCTAATCGCTTCTGGGTTGGTAAATATAGTGATCCAAGGAATACTCAAACAACAGATTATTGGAAAGGTATCGCTCACTACATAATTGCAAAGTCTTCAATAGACAGTTTGCCATTTACAACTAATTTCAATACTGGCAATGGTCATATATATGCCATAAATGGTGAAGTTAAAAGGCAGAGAGATTGGAATAATAGAAGTTTACAGGATGTTCTACCGACATGGAGATGGATTGCAGATAGTACAGGTACTCCATTAAATCCTAGCATTGATTGGGAAACAGCATATTACGGAGGTAGTTCATTAAAAGTGAGTGGTAATTTAAATCATGAGAATGCAACTCAACTAAGATTATATAAAACTAACTTGCCTGTGGAATCTAATACAGAATTATCAATAACTTACAAAACGCCAATAGATCAATCACATATAAAGGTAGGGATTTTATTTACAGATAATAATGAGTTTAGTCATATTGATATAGGTTCAGCTATTTGTGGTGAGTGGACCACTAAAACAGTATCTTTAGATCAATATATGGGTAGAAATATTGGACAGATATCATTAGATTTTGATAGTGATGTTGAAATACCTGATTATGAAATCAACATAGGCCAGATAGCTATAAGAAATATAGATTCTGAATTACCTCAACAAGTTTCTAATCTATCAATTATCGATCAAGATATTAGAGAAGGACTCTATGCAGATGCTAGGTTAACATGGGATAAACTAGATGGAGACATAGAAGTATATGAAATTTATAGGGTAAAATCAGATGGTACTAAGGAATTTATTGGAGCAACACCTAATAATGCATATTATGTGTCAGAAATGAGACGGGATGGTTATGAAACCGAAACAACTCTAGAAGTAGTAGCACTTGATGATAATTATAATCATGGGCAGGGAACTAGTGTAAGTTTTGAGTGGCCTGAATATCCTGCACCTATAGCTGATTTTACAGTAAGCAAGACTTTAATTGAACCTAACGAATCTATAACATTCTATAATGATTCAACAGAAGCTGCAGAATCGATTATATGGGATTTTACAGGTGGTACACCATCAAGTAGTAGTGAAGATAATCCTCAAGTTACTTATAGTACCGAAGGTGTTTATAGTGTTTCTTTAACAGCAAGTAATGCAATAGGTGAAGATGTTGAGATGAAAGAGGAATTAATTGTTGTTTCTAATGATATAACAGTAAGTAATGTCGCGGTTTCTAAAAATGCCACTGCTGATACTTTTGTTCAAGGAGAAAATCCAGACTTAGCAGTTGATGATGTAGTTGATACTAAGTGGTGTGCAACAGGTGCTGAACCACATTGGCTAGTTGTAGATCTTGGTATGGAATATACAATCAGCGAATTTGTTGTTAAGCATGCAGAAGCAGGTGGAGAAGGTCCAGGATACAATACTAGGGATTATAAGATTCAAGTCAGCAATGATGGTTCTGTTTGGACAGATGTTGTTGATGTTAAAGGAAATACATCAGGCATAAGAAGTCACGCTATAGCTTTAGTGACTGCAAGATATGTGAGACTTTATATAATAGATGCAGGAGGAGATTCGGCAGCGCGTATTTATGAATTTCAAGTTATGGGTTATACGGATAATCCTTCATCATCGTTACCAGAAAGTTTTAATCTAATAGCCCCTACTAATAATGCAAGATGGATATCACGTGGTAATACTTCTTTTGATTGGCAGGATTCAGTTAATGCATCAAGTTATCAAATCATTGTTGATGATAATAGTGATTTTTCAAGCCCTGAGATAGATGTAGCTAATATAACAAGTAGTAATTATATTTCTAATATGACATTAAGTAGGTTAACAAATTATTATTGGAAAGTTATAGCTACTAATAGCAATGGTTCAACTGAGTGCAACAGTATATCAATTTTCAAGACAAGTTTCTTCTAA
- a CDS encoding ABC transporter permease, with the protein MKTMTAKIPKNKLEKRNKRKLVWKRIKKYKILYLFLLPAITFYFVFGYIPMYGVTLAFKDFRFDTGILMSPWVGLKYVKKFFDYFQFELLIRNSFVISFLKLIIGFPAPIILALMLNEVRINKFKRVIQTVTYLPYFVSWVVVATIFSKFLSPHQGLFNDLRMAMGEEPIFFLGFAKWFYIVIISSDIWKNIGFNSIIYLAALSSIDPMLYEASAIDGAGKWKRLIHITLPAIMPTVGILFILSMSGLLKAGYEQIILFQQPPTIPVSEVLETYSVKVGLQQGQYSYATVVGLFQSIVSLILIVVTNKIAKKVSNTSLW; encoded by the coding sequence ATGAAGACAATGACAGCAAAAATACCAAAAAATAAATTAGAAAAAAGGAATAAAAGAAAATTAGTATGGAAAAGAATTAAAAAATACAAAATCCTGTATTTATTCTTATTACCTGCGATTACATTTTACTTTGTTTTTGGTTATATACCAATGTATGGAGTAACTCTTGCATTTAAAGATTTTAGATTCGATACTGGAATTCTCATGAGCCCTTGGGTTGGATTAAAATATGTTAAAAAGTTTTTTGATTATTTTCAATTTGAACTTTTGATCAGAAATTCTTTCGTAATAAGTTTCCTCAAATTGATAATAGGTTTTCCAGCACCAATTATTTTAGCATTAATGCTTAATGAAGTAAGGATTAATAAATTCAAAAGAGTAATACAGACAGTAACTTATTTGCCATATTTTGTTTCATGGGTAGTGGTAGCTACTATATTCAGTAAATTCTTGTCTCCTCATCAGGGACTTTTCAATGATTTGAGAATGGCTATGGGTGAGGAACCAATATTCTTTTTAGGATTTGCCAAATGGTTCTACATTGTGATTATTTCATCTGACATATGGAAGAATATTGGGTTCAACTCAATAATCTACCTGGCAGCTCTTAGTAGTATTGATCCTATGCTATATGAAGCTTCGGCAATAGACGGGGCAGGTAAATGGAAAAGGCTTATACATATAACTTTACCGGCAATAATGCCTACTGTAGGGATATTATTTATACTTAGCATGAGTGGTTTGTTGAAGGCCGGATATGAACAGATCATATTGTTCCAGCAGCCACCTACGATACCTGTATCTGAGGTATTAGAGACGTATTCAGTCAAAGTAGGATTACAACAAGGTCAATATAGTTATGCAACTGTAGTTGGATTGTTTCAGTCTATTGTATCGCTGATATTAATTGTTGTTACCAATAAAATAGCTAAAAAAGTATCCAATACATCTCTTTGGTAG